The following coding sequences are from one Shumkonia mesophila window:
- a CDS encoding aminotransferase class I/II-fold pyridoxal phosphate-dependent enzyme, translating into MLNPSLESFTDFPFDRLRALLGPVEPPKDMEPLVLSIGEPQHAAPPMVAKVLAANAHLWGKYPPVDGSPAFRRAVAGWLTRRYALPEGWIDPDTQILPIAGSREALFMIGHLAVPQSKKGARPVVLVPNPYYHVYSAVPQMMGAEAVFVPATAESGFLPDYAALDPAILDRTALAFLCTPSNPQGAVADLATLKRAVALAVKHDFILAVDECYTEIYTDGPPAGALQACAEMGEGLDHVVVFHSLSKRSSVPGLRSGFVAGAPGTMALFRRLRSYGGAGVPGPVIEASIALWGEEGHVEANRALYRAKFAAAERLLGPRFGKVTPAGGFFLWLDVGDGEKAARALWREAAIRVLPGAYMARPDAAGKNPASRYIRVALVHDLATTTRALERLVKVLVTIMP; encoded by the coding sequence ATGCTCAATCCCTCGCTTGAAAGCTTCACCGATTTTCCGTTCGACCGCCTGCGCGCCCTGCTGGGCCCCGTCGAGCCGCCAAAGGACATGGAGCCGCTGGTGCTGTCCATCGGCGAGCCGCAGCATGCGGCGCCGCCGATGGTGGCCAAGGTGCTGGCCGCCAACGCCCATTTGTGGGGCAAGTACCCGCCGGTCGACGGCAGCCCGGCCTTCCGCCGCGCCGTGGCCGGCTGGCTGACCCGCCGCTACGCCCTGCCGGAAGGCTGGATCGACCCCGACACCCAGATCCTGCCCATCGCCGGCAGCCGCGAGGCCCTTTTCATGATCGGCCACCTGGCGGTGCCGCAAAGCAAGAAGGGCGCGCGCCCGGTGGTGCTGGTGCCCAACCCCTACTATCACGTCTATTCGGCGGTGCCCCAGATGATGGGCGCCGAGGCGGTGTTCGTGCCGGCCACCGCCGAAAGCGGTTTCCTGCCCGACTACGCGGCGCTCGATCCGGCCATCCTCGATCGCACCGCGCTGGCCTTCCTCTGCACGCCCTCCAACCCGCAGGGGGCAGTGGCCGATCTGGCGACGCTGAAGCGGGCGGTGGCGCTGGCCGTCAAGCACGATTTCATCCTTGCGGTCGACGAGTGTTATACCGAGATCTACACCGACGGGCCGCCGGCCGGGGCGTTGCAGGCGTGCGCCGAGATGGGCGAAGGGCTGGATCACGTGGTGGTCTTTCATTCGCTGTCGAAGCGATCGAGCGTTCCCGGCCTGCGCTCGGGCTTCGTCGCCGGGGCGCCCGGCACCATGGCGCTGTTCCGCCGCCTGCGCTCCTATGGCGGGGCGGGGGTGCCGGGGCCGGTGATCGAGGCCTCGATCGCGTTGTGGGGCGAGGAGGGCCACGTCGAGGCCAACCGGGCGCTCTATCGCGCCAAGTTCGCGGCGGCCGAGCGGCTGCTGGGGCCGCGCTTCGGCAAGGTGACGCCGGCCGGCGGCTTTTTCCTGTGGCTCGACGTCGGCGACGGAGAGAAGGCGGCCCGGGCGTTGTGGCGGGAAGCCGCCATTCGCGTGCTGCCCGGCGCCTACATGGCGCGGCCCGACGCGGCCGGGAAAAACCCCGCGAGCCGCTATATCCGGGTCGCCCTGGTGCACGACCTGGCGACCACGACGCGGGCCCTGGAGCGGCTTGTTAAGGTCTTGGTAACCATAATGCCGTAA
- a CDS encoding helix-turn-helix domain-containing protein, whose protein sequence is MTEASEEKKRFESVWEALEDSPEQAAGMRRRSEVMLALSRHIESWGCTQADAAKRLGVTQPRLNDLLRGRIHRFNLEALILLAERAGFDVRIDLQRAA, encoded by the coding sequence ATGACCGAGGCAAGCGAGGAAAAGAAGCGTTTCGAGAGCGTGTGGGAAGCCCTTGAGGACAGCCCCGAGCAGGCCGCCGGCATGCGCCGGCGCTCCGAGGTGATGCTGGCGCTCAGCCGTCACATCGAGAGTTGGGGCTGCACCCAGGCCGATGCCGCCAAGCGCCTGGGCGTGACGCAGCCGCGGCTCAACGACCTCCTGCGCGGCCGCATCCATCGCTTCAACCTCGAGGCCCTGATCCTGCTGGCGGAACGGGCCGGCTTCGACGTACGGATCGACCTGCAACGGGCCGCGTAA